The Streptomyces sp. R28 region AGCTGAGGGAGGTCGTGCCGGTGTTCTTCACCGTCCACTTGCCCTCGAAGCCGGAGCCCCAGTCCTGTGTCTTGGCGTAGGTGGCGGTGGCGGAGGTCGCGGCCTCGGCGGGGCTCGCGAGGCCGACCAGGCCGGCGAAGGGGAGCAACAGTGTCGCGAACCCTGCCGCGGCTCTGTGTCTGAAGCGCATGCTGCGCCTCCTTGTCGGGGAGTTGGGGGGCATGCTGAGCCTCACGCCCACTCATGGTGCGGTGAGAATAGAAAGGTCTGGACCAGCGGTCAATAGGTCTGGACCACTTGACTTCCGCCTGGGACCGGCCTCCCTGCTATGCCCCTCGGCTCAGCCCCGCTGGATCCCCAACTCCTGTGCCAGTACGCCCGCTTGGACCCGGCTACGCAGTTCCAGCTTCCCCAGCAACCGGCTGACGTGCGTCTTCACCGTCGCCTCGGCCATGTCGAGCCGCGTCGCGATGTCGGCGTTGGACAACCCCTCCCCGAGGCAGGCCAGCACCTCGCGCTCGCGGCGCGTCAGACTGTCCAGAACCGATGGATCGGCTGTCGTCTCGCGCACGGGCTTGGCGGCGAACTCGGCGATCAGGCGCCGGGTCACGGCCGGGGCGATGAGGCCCTCGCCGCGCGCCACCGTCCGGACGGCCTCGATCAGATCCCACGCCTCGGTGTTCTTCAGCAGGAACCCCGCGGCCCCGGCCCGCAACGCCCCGAACACGTACTCGTCGAGGTCGAAGGTGGTGAGCACGAGGACGTCGGCCAGCTGCTCGGCGACGACCTGCCGGGTCGCCGAGACCCCGTCCAGGCGGGGCATCTGAACGTCCATCAGCACCAGGTCGGGCCGCAGTTCGCGGGCCATGGCCACCGCCTGCTCGCCGTCCGCCGCCTCACCGACCACCTCGATGTCGGGCGCGCTGCGCAGGATGAGGACGAGGCCGGCGCGGACGGCGGACTGGTCCTCGGCGACCAGGACGCGGATCATTCTCTGTCTCCTTCGGTCACGGGAAGGGTGGCGCGTACGGCCCAGATCTTGCCGTCGGTCGAGTCCGGGTCTTCGTCCGGACCGGCCTCGAAGGTGCCGCCCAGCAGCTCGACCCGCTCCCGCATCCCGACCAGCCCGGCACCCGAACCGGGCGCGCGGGGCCCGTCGCGGTCGCCGCCGAACGGGCTGGTCACGGCCACGGTGAGGGAGCCGTCCCGGCGGGCCAACGCGACCCCGACCCTGCCGGGGGAGGCGTGCTTGAGAGCGTTGGTCAGCGACTCCTGCACGATGCGGTAGGCGGCGAGCTCGACCGGGGCGGGGACGGTGCCGCAGGAGACGTCGAGGGTGATGTCGAGGCCGTTGGTGCGGGCGCCGTCGACCAGGGCGTCGAGGCCGTCGAGGGTCGGGGCGGCGACCGGCTCGGTGTCGCCGCTGGAGTCGCGCAGGATGCCGATGAGCCGGCGCATCTCGGCGAGCCCCTGCACGCTGTTCTCACGGATGACGGACAGGGCCTCCTGCGAGGTCCTCGGGTCGTCCAGGGAGAGCGCGGCCGTGGAGTGGATGGCGATCGCGGAGAGGTGGTTGGCGACCATGTCGTGCAACTCGCGTGCCATGCGGGCGCGTTCCGAGGTGACGGCCTGGGTGCGGTCCATCTCGGCCAGCAGCGCGGTCTGCTCGGCGCGCAGACGGGCGGCCTCGGCGGCGTCGCGGTGGTTGCGCACGATCCAGCCGGTGGAGGCGGGCGCGTACGCCACGACACCGACGACCACGCCGATCAGCAGCGCCTCCGGGACGCGCCAGACCGCGAACGGCACCAGCGTTCCGGCCACCGTGAGCAGTCCGGTGATCCACTGGATACGGCG contains the following coding sequences:
- a CDS encoding response regulator produces the protein MIRVLVAEDQSAVRAGLVLILRSAPDIEVVGEAADGEQAVAMARELRPDLVLMDVQMPRLDGVSATRQVVAEQLADVLVLTTFDLDEYVFGALRAGAAGFLLKNTEAWDLIEAVRTVARGEGLIAPAVTRRLIAEFAAKPVRETTADPSVLDSLTRREREVLACLGEGLSNADIATRLDMAEATVKTHVSRLLGKLELRSRVQAGVLAQELGIQRG
- a CDS encoding sensor histidine kinase; this encodes MALPRPHRFDVYIAIGGLLGGLLLVGIGLATRPAKDPITLFDGPWPILVPLTVMAGCELLRRTSPRAALLIGTPAICVDVFTQGNLATILMFTDLVYAAVLYGPLASARRIQWITGLLTVAGTLVPFAVWRVPEALLIGVVVGVVAYAPASTGWIVRNHRDAAEAARLRAEQTALLAEMDRTQAVTSERARMARELHDMVANHLSAIAIHSTAALSLDDPRTSQEALSVIRENSVQGLAEMRRLIGILRDSSGDTEPVAAPTLDGLDALVDGARTNGLDITLDVSCGTVPAPVELAAYRIVQESLTNALKHASPGRVGVALARRDGSLTVAVTSPFGGDRDGPRAPGSGAGLVGMRERVELLGGTFEAGPDEDPDSTDGKIWAVRATLPVTEGDRE